CTGTATCGCCATAAAACCCCATTGTCAAGGAAGACAGCAAAATAAACAGCGAACCACCAGCGGTGTACAAAATAAATTTAGTCGCTGCATACTGGCGCTTTTTCCCTCCCCAAATTGACAAAAGGAAGTATATGGGGACAAGTTCCAGTTCCCACACCAGGAAAAATAACAGCATATCCTGGACGGCAAAAACGGCAATTTGACCGCCATACATTGCCAAAATTAGGAAATAAAACAATTTCGGCTTTAGTGTTACAGGCCAAGCTGCTAAGATTGCCAGGGTGGTGATGAATCCTGTTAAGAGAACCAGGGGCATGGATAAGCCATCAACCCCTAAAGACCAATTTAAGCCCAATTGCGGAACCCAGGGATAACTTTCCACCAGTTGCAAATCGGGATTAGAGAAATCGTATCCAGTATAAAAAGCACAGACAATGAGGACAAAATCTATCAACCCGACAATGAGAGAATACCAGCGCACGGTTTTTCCATCTTTATCTGGGATAATGGGAAGGAGTAGTGATGCGGCTATGGGAAATAAAATAATCGTCGTCAGCCACGGGAAATTAGCTATATTCATCACAATTAATCTGCTATTAAAATCATGTTTGGCAGCAAGTTAGTATCTAATAAGTTCTAAATTACCTTAAATCAAGGATTACAGCCACAAGGTTAACATAGATGCTCAATTTAAGTTAATTTTTGATAAAAGAATTAACCAAATTTACCGTTAATGTAAGCTTTGGTGTCTTCCTGTTGAGGATCACTGAAAATCATCTCAGTTGAGTTGTACTCTACTAAGTAGCCACTACGTCCACCTGTTTCGGAAGCTTTAACGTTAAAAAACGCGGTTTTATCAGATACTCGTGATGCTTGGTGCATATTGTGGGTGACAATGACGATGGTATATTGTTCTTTGAGTTCGTGAATTAGTTCTTCTATCCGTGCAGTAGAGATAGGATCAAGGGCAGAACATGGTTCATCCATCAGGATAACTTCTGGTTGCACAGCGATCGCCCGCGCAATACATAAACGCTGTTGTTGTCCACCGGATAAGGATAAACCATTTTGTCGCAATTTATCCTTGACTTCATCCCACAAAGCTGCTTGTCGCAAACTCCGTTCCACCAATTCATTCATATCACCTCTGTAGCCATTGATTCTCGCACCAAAGGCAATATTTTCATAAATTGACTTGGGGAAGGGGTTGGGTTTTTGAAATACCATACCAATGCGTCTTCGCACTTCTACAGGATCAATATTCTGTGCATAGATATTTTTGTCGTAGAAATAAACTTTACCTTCGGGTCTAAATGAGTCAATTAAATCATTTAGCCGATTATAACATCGCAATAAGGTAGTTTTACCACAACCGGAAGGACCGATAAAAGCGGTGACTCGATTTTTAGGAATATCTAACCAAACATTTTGTAAAGCCAAAAAATTGCCATAATAGATATTTAAGTTTTCTGTGCGTAAAACCGATTCAGTTCCATTAATTGTGCTAATGATAGTATTCATAAAATCGGGCTTGATGAAAAAGTTTTTTTTGGTGATAGCTAAATTAAATCTTTTTTTCTAGTAACCCAGCGAGCAATAATACTAGTAATTAAAACCATGAATACAAGAATTAAAGACGCAGCCCAAGCTAAAGATTGCCAAGTTTGATAGGGAGAAGTGGCAAAATTGTATACTAAAACTGCTAGAGAAGCAGTTGGTTTGAGGATACTATCTGGCCAAAAAGAAGAAAAAAGAGCCGTAAATATTAATGGTGCAGTTTCTCCAGCCGCACGAGCGATCGCTAAAATAGAACCAGTGACAATTGCAGGTAATGCAGTTGGTAATACCACCAAGATCACAGTTTGCAAATTAGTGCTTCCTAGTCCAATAGATGCTTGCCGTAAATCTTGAGACACTAATTGCAACGCCTCGTCTGTAGTTCGCACAATAATCGGTAACATCAAAATTGCTAGGGCGACTCCACCACCCAGGGCTGAGTAAGAACCTAAATTCAGCTTTACCAAGGTTAAAACCACAATTCCATAGGCAAATACCCCAGCAATGATCGAGGGAACTCCACTGAGAACATTAGTAGCGAAACGTATCCATCTGGCAATTCTTCGAGAACTAAACTCACTTAAATGAATTGCCGCCAACACACCAACAGGAACACTAATTATAGCAGCTATTCCTACCATTAATAATGTTCCCAAAATGGCATTTCCAAAACCGCCATTTTTACCAAAGGGAGGAGGGGGCAACTGTGTAAAAACATTGATATCTAAACTACTAAACCCTCTGATTACTACATAATAAAGCACTGCCAATAAAGGAATCAGTGCCAAAACTCCACAGACAAAAGCTAATCCAGTCATGACCATATTAACCAATGTTCGAGGAGACGAAAGAGAACGAGTTAGGCCTCCTTGCGGAAACAAAGAATTCATAATTTAACCAATATAACTTTTACTAATTTCATAAAACACAAAATTATCTGCGTTTATCCTCAGATCCCCGACTTCTTTTATTTATTGTGTCCAGAAACTATAAATTGATGTTAGAAGTCGGGGATCTTATGCATTCTAAATTCGCTGTACTCTTGCCACAATAAAATCCGCCAGAATATTGACGATCATTGTTAAGATAAATAAAACTAAAGCTGCATACATTAAAGCAGCAACTTGCAACCCATTAGCTTCAGCAAATTGATTTGCCAATAAAGAAGAAATCGTATTTGATGGTGCTAAGAAAGAGATATTAATATTATTAGCATTACCTATTAACATTGTCACAGCCATTGTTTCACCCATTGCCCTCCCAAGTGCCAACATTACTGCACTGACAATGCCAGAAAAGGCAGCAGGGATAATAACTTGAAAAATGGTTTCCCAACGGGTTGCACCTATTCCTAGAGCGGCTTGACGCAAACTTGAAGGTACAGAAATCAAGGCATCACGAGAGATAGCCGTGATAATTGGCAAAATCATAATTGCTAATATTACTCCTGCTGGTAACATCCCTGGTCCAGTGGGTGCAGAACTAAAAATTGGCAACCAGCCTAGATAAGTATGTAGCCATGTGCCTAGATTTTTTAACACAGGGATTAACACAAAAATTCCCCAGACTCCATAAACAACACTGGGAATAGCCGCTAGGAGTTCTACTAAAAATACCAGAACTAAATTTACCTGGGGGGGGAGGAAATTCTCACTCAATAAAATTGCTGTTCCTACACCAATAGGGAGGGCTAAAATCAGTCCAATTAAAGAACTGATGAGAGTTCCGTAAATTGCTGGGAGTACCCCATATTCATTATTAACAGGATTCCAATTGCTGCTAACAAGGAAATTAATTCCAAATTTTTGGATAGCTGGCCAAGCACTAATAGTAATTTGCAAGGTAATCCATAATAGAATAGCAGCGATCGCTAGGGCAAAAATTCGAGTGATGCAAATAAAACTCCGATCTAGATTTCTATCTATTTCTGAACGGTTTTTCGTAGTTAATGGATCTTCTTGAAAACTTGTAGTCATTTTCCTGACTCCTGACTCTTGACTCCTGACAGAGGGCGCAGGCCCTGCGCCCCTACCTCTTACCTTGAGAATTAGCACCAACAGAAATATGATAATCAGGACTAATTTGATCAGCCGCTGCTGCGACTTTAGCAATTACATTGGCTGGTAAAGGTACATATCCTAATTCACTAGCTATCTTTTGTCCATCAGTTAAAGCATACTCAATAGTTGCTTCCATTGCTTTAGCTTTGCGGGTATCAGCATATTTTTTATAGGCGAGAATCCAAGTGTAAGTTACTATTGGGTAGGATTCTGCACCTTCAGGATCGGAAATAAAAGCACGAAGATTTTCTGGTAAAGTTACTGATGCTAGAGTTTTAGATGCTGATTCTTCAGAAGCTAAAACAAACTGGTTGGATTTATTTTCTAAAGATGCAAATTTGAGTTTACTTTCCTTAGCATAGCCATATTCTACATAACCAATAGAACCTTGAGTTTGTTGAATTTGGGCGGTGACACCTTCATTACCTTTAGCACCAACTCCTATCGGCCATTTTACACTTTTACCTTCACCTACCTGAGTTTTCCATTCTGGACTAATGGTACTAAGATGTTTGGTGAAAACGCCCGTAGTTCCACTACCATCAGCGCGATAAATAACTTTGATTTCCTCTTTTGGTAATTTTACATCAGGATTGATTTTAGCGATCGCCGGATCATCCCAAAATTTAATTTTACCTAACAAAATATCCGTGTAAACTGCTCGTGATAACTGGAGTTGAGGAACTTCTGGCAAATTATAAGCTAGGACAATACTACCAGCAGTTAGAGGTAATAGTAGCACACCTTTTTCCGCCGGAACTTTGTTAATTTCTTCATCCTTCATCGCTACATCACTAGCACCAAAGTCTAATGTTCCTTGGGTAAACTGCTCAACACCCGCACCACTACCCACAGACTGATAATTAACTTTTAAATTGGGATATTTTTTGTTTAACTCTGTAAACCAAGTTTGATAAAGTGGTGCAGGAAAAGAAGCACCCGCGCCTATTAATTCTACATTACCTCCTAAATCTAGTTTCTGAGAATTGGCAGTAGTTGTATTTGTCGTTTTACCAGGAGACTCACTTATAATTGGATTCTTTGAGTTAGTTTCTCCACAAGCTGATAGACTAATTACTACTGTTAATAGAGATATTGCAACTATCAGGCGATGATTTTTCATGAAACTGATTTTAAGTAGAGCAATCCTATTTGAGTTGAATTTACTAAAATCTTTTTTTTCCTCTGCTTCTTGCTCCCCCAACTTACTCCTGAAACCATTGATTTATAAAGGCTTGAGTTGATCAAGCCTCCAGTTCGGGTCAGTGCGTCTGGGATTTCATTATATTCACTGAAAACTTGTCAAACATCCTCTTAAAGATAGGTTGATTATCCATTAAGGGAACACCAAAAAATAAATTACCCAATTTCGTGGGATGGGCATCCTGCCCGTCCTTGATGATTAGCGGGCTTTTCGTCCCGCACCACAAGAAATTTTTGGGTATTTTTTTAATTGGAAGTCCCTAAGTAGGTGAACACAATAAAACCAAACTGTGTAAAGAAACGTAAAATCGCTGAAAACGTCTTTACTCTTGCCTATTGCCTATTGCCTCTTGCCTCTTGCCTCTTGCCTATTGCCTCTTGCCTCTTGCCTCTTGCCTCTTGCCTGTTCCCTTTTCCCTGCCTTCACAGGCAACTTATTCAGCAAACCCTACTTAGGAGAATTTCAATGTATAATTTTACAATTTCTGTTATATTAGCGATCGCTTCTTCAAAAGTATCTCCTTGAGAAAGACAGCCCTGAAAAAGAGGACAAAAAGCATGATCATTTCCATTTTTCTCCTTTGCGAGAATGACGGTGTAATTGTAAACTTCTTGACCTTGCACCTACTGTTAATTAACCCTTGCGCCTAATCAATGTTTGCTGCCTCGAATCAACTGCTATGGTCTATGATAGGCTTGCTCCTCACAATGGGTGGTACTTTCCTGGAAGCTTATGGTGTTACCTCACCTTGGAACTGGAGTCAGCACGGAATTCAAACCCTTTCACTAGGTGTCAGCTATCAAATTGGTGCAGTCCTACTGGTAGGCTGTTTAGGAGGTCAAAATGCTGGTGCGCTCTCGCAAATTGCCTATTTAGTCATGGGATTAACCTTATTGCCTGTATTTGCCGAAGGAGGCGGTATCGGTTATGTTAAACTATCTCAGTTTGGCTATTTACTGGGATTTATTCCCGGAGCTTGGATTTGTGGATATTTAGCCTTTAAAGCTCGACCTCGGCTAGAAACTCTAGCTTTTAGTTGTCTTTGTGGCTTATTCACCGTTCACATCTGCGGTATTGCTTATTTAATCATCAGTTATATCTTACCCTGGAGAGGAACAGACAATCTATCACTGATTCAAGCTATTCTTAAATACTCCTGCTTTGCACTGCCAGGACAACTAGTGGTTGTTTGTGCCGTTACCATAGTAGCTTATGTGCTACGACATATAATGTTTTATTAGTCATTGGTCATTGGTCATTGGTCAGTAGCAAAGAAGAACAACTGACAGCTGACACCCGACAAATTTATCATGCGTATAAAAAATCGCTTCTTCTGGATTGCCGCTCTGATAGCATTTCTATTAGACCAACTGACAAAATACTGGGTAGTGAAGACCTTTAACCCAGGACAAACACTACCACTGTTGAGCGGGATATTTCATTTTACCTATGTTACTAATACAGGTGCAGCCTTTAGTTTATTAAGTGACAAAGTAGAATGGTTACGCTGGCTATCTTTAGGTGTCAGTTTGGTATTGATAACCATTGCATTATTTGGACCATTGTTAAGTTTTTGGGAGCAAATGGGTTATGGTTTGATTTTAGGGGGAGCAATGGGCAATGGTATTGATAGATTTATACTAGGGTATGTCATTGACTTTCTTGATTTTCGGTTAATTAATTTTGCCGTGTTTAATATGGCTGATTCTTTTATTAGTATTGGTATAGTCTGCTTGTTAATTGCCTCATGGAAAAAAACACCAAGTAATTAAAAAATTTAATTCTTCTTTTGGAAATTCCCCTACTTTCCCGTTAATTTTTAACTTTTAACTTGCAATTGTTTATGAGTTCTCCCCAACCTCCTCAAAAGCCAAAAACTATAATTGGTCAAGTAACTCAAGCGGTCAGCACCATTCATGCTAGAGTCAACTTCTCCATGAAGCTCAAACCCAATGCGAAAGTACCAAAACTATTGGTCCATGATGCCGGCGGGAACCAAGAAGAAGAATATGATTTATTAGGCGATCGCTATATACTAGGACGGAGTTCAAAATCCTCTGATATCGTCGTCCGTAACCCACTTGTCAGCACAGTTCACCTCTCATTATCGCGGGACTCCACCCAAAACACCCCCGTTTTCACAATCAAAGATGAAAACTCCACCAACGGTATTTATCTTGGCAAAAGGCGGATAAATACCCTAGAACTGCGTCATGGTGATGTTATTAACTTAGGACCACAGGATCTAGCTGATGCTGTGAGTATTCAATACATAGACCCACCAGCTTGGTACATCAAAGCTGCCACCTGGACAGCCTATGGAGTCGGTGGTGTCACGGCTTTAATTGCCCTAGCCATAGGTGCAGAATGGCTGAAATTTTCCGTTAGACCCCTACCTACAGCCACTCGCGCCCCTGTCGTTGTTTATGCCCGTGATGGCTCAACCCCACTCCGTGAACCCCGCAATATCGCCCACGTAGACCTGAAACAATTATCAGACTTTGGACCCTATTTAGCTGCTGCGGTCGTAGCTTCCGAAGACAGTCGCTACTATTGGCACTTTGGCGTAGACCCCTTGGGTGTATTGCGAGCCGTACTTATCAACAGTCGGAGCGGTGACGTTCAACAGGGAGCAAGTACAGTTACCCAACAAGTAGCTCGAAGTTTATTCCGGGAATATGTAGGCAGTCAAGACTCTTTAGGACGGAAAGTTAAAGAAGCCGTCGTCTCCCTCAAACTAGAAACCTTTTACAGCAAAGACGATATTTTACTAACCTACTTAAATCGGGTATTTTTAGGTGCAGACACCTCCGGCTTTGAAGATGCAGCCAAATATTATTTTAACAAATCCGCCAAAGAATTAACCCTAGCCGAAGCAGCCACCCTAGTAGGGATTTTACCCGCCCCCAATGCCTTCGATTTTTGTGGCAGTGGTCCCCGGAAACTCGGTGCAGCCGACTACCGCAATCGAGTCATTAAACGACTGCTAGAAATGGGCAAAATTACCCAAGAAGAAGCCAACCGCGCTCGCCGTTCTACCGTTCAAGTTAGCCCCAAAGTTTGCGAAAGGCAAGCCAAAACCATTGCCCCCTATTTCTATGATTACGTCTTTCAAGAACTCACATCAAGGCTAGGTCCAGCAGCAGCTAGAGAGGGTAACTATATCATCGAAACCCAACTTGATCCAACTATCCAAGCCAAAGCCGAAGCTGAGTTAAAAAATTCCGTCACCAAAGCCGGCTCAAATTTTGGATTTTCTCAAGGAGGAATGGTAACTCTGGACTCAAAAACCGGGAGTATTGTGGCTATGGTAGGCGGGACTGATTACAAAAAAAGCCAGTTTAATCGCACCGTTCAAGCCCAAAGACAACCAGGTTCTACCTTTAAAATTTTTGCCTACGCTGCGGCTATAGAAAAAGGGTTTTCGACCTACAGAAGTTATTCTTGCAGTCCTTTAACTTGGCAAGGTTTTACCTATAAACCCTGTCGGGCTGGTGCTGGTGGTAGTTTAGACATAGCCACTGGTTTGGCAATGTCAGAAAACCCCATTGCTTTGCGGGTAGCCAAGGAAATTGGTTTGAATAAAGTCGTAGATATGGCGCAGCGTTTGGGTGTTAAATCAAATCTTGAGGAAGTACCTGGTTTGGTATTAGGTCAAAGTGTGGTTAATGTTTTAGAAATGACTGGCGCATTTGGGGCGATTGGTAATCGTGGAGTCTGGAATCCCCCTCATGCTATTAGTAAAATTCGTGATAGTAGTGATTGCAAGGATCTTAAAGATTTTGAAACCTGTCGGGTGATTTACTCCTTCGATACAGATCCAAATGGTTCTAAACAAGTTCTAAAAACAGCAGTTGCCAATCAAATGACTACTATGATGCGAGGAGTAATTACTAGTGGTACAGGTCGTAGCGCAGCTATTGGTTTAGGTGAAGCAGGTAAAACCGGAACAACAAATAATAATGTTGACCTCTGGTTTATTGGTTTTATTCCTAGTCGTCAACTTGTCACCGGCATTTGGCTAGGAAATGACAATAATTCACCTACCTCTGGCAGCAGCGCCCAAGCGGCACAACTTTGGGGTAGTTATATGGGTAAAATTACTAAATAGAGTTTGTTAAAAAAGTCTTTTCGTTAGGGTTAGAAGTCGGGGTGAAGAATTATCTTTTGTGCATAAGCACTTATGCTTTTAATTAAATAAACGTGGGTTCGACCAATAATTTTTAACCCCTCTGGTGAACCTCTCCCTAACCCTCTTCTAAGGGACTTCCAAGAAATAAATTATCCTGATTAACGAACCACAGAGGCGCAGAGGACACAGAGGAATAAGGGTTTGAGAGATTTTTGCGTTAGGTGGTTGAGTATTTTTTTATTTGGAAGTCCCTAAGAGGATGTTTGAAAAGTGGTATCCCGTAATTTTCATCACATTGTTACCCCCTTTCCCCTTTACAAGGCTACGGTGTACACACAAGTTATCGAATCACAATTATTCCTCAAATTACCCCACCCTAACCCTCCCCGATGCTTTGGGGAGGGAACTAATTTTTCCTTAATCCCCCCTTTATAAGGGGGGATTAAGGGGGGTAATTTAACTTGTGTGTACACGATAGCCTTTATAAGTGGAGGGTTAGGGAGGGGTAAAATATTCGATACAGCAATCATGACTTTTCAAACACCTTCTAAGTAGGTTGGCGTTGAAAATTGTCGTTATGGCAAGGCAAAAGGCAAGAGGCAAGAGGCAAGAGTGAAGAGGGTTTGGGCAATTTTACGTTTCTTTACACAGTTTGGTTTTATTGTGTTCACCTACTTAAGAGGAGAGGAATAACATTTAATATTGGAGAGGCTTAAAAACCTGATTTTAAGATTCTAATAAGAGGTTAAAATGCCCCTTTCCGTGTCGCAGAGGGGTTGGGGTGAGGTTCATCGAACTCACGTTAAATAAAATCTAGCTTAGATATAATTAGGAGTAAATAGTATAACCAGTTGCCAAAGAGACGTAGTATGGGTTACTATACTAACACCTTATTGAAACATATTATTACTGCCTTACATTCTTAAATCCTGGATTGGGTATGAATAACAGTCATTTATTGATAGGGCGGATTTTTGCGTAATGTCCTATTGTATCAATCCTCACTGTCCCAAACCCATTGACCTAGCAAATGCAAATAATCCCATTTGTCGTAACTGTGGGTCACAACTACTGCTGCAAAATCGTTATCGGGTACTTAAACAACTAGGACAAGGTGGTTTTGGCAACACCTTTGAAATTGACGACGGTGGAAAAACCAAAGTTTTAAAAGTGCTAACTGAGAATAACCCTAAAGCTGTGGAATTGTTTCAACAAGAAGCCAAGGTTTTGAGTCAGTTAAATAGTGTGGGTATTCCCAAAGTAGAAGCAGATGGTTATTTTACGGTTTTACCTAAAAATATTTCTATACCATTGCATTGTTTAGTAATGGAGAAAATTGAAGGGGTAAATTTAGAGCAATGGATGGAATTTCGTAATTATCAAACTATTTCTGAAAAAGAAGCACTGAATTGGCTAAAACAAATTGTAGAAATTTTGGCTTTAGTCCACGCTCAAAAATATTTTCATCGTGATATTAAACCTCAGAATATCATGCTGCGACCAAGTGGGCAACTTGTCTTAATTGATTTTGGTGCTGTGCGACAAATCACAACCACAATTTTAGCCGGAAATTCCCATACGAGAATTATTTCACAAGGTTATTCACCACCAGAACAACAAAACGGTTATTCTGTACAACAGTCTGATTTCTTTGCTTTGGGACGGACTTTTATATTTTTGCTGACAGGTAAAGAACCCCAGGATAAAGCTATTTATGATCCTCTGACTAATGAGTTACATTGGCGGAAATATGCAGTTAATATTTCTCCGCTTTTAGCAGATTTAATTGATAATTTAATTGCTCCTACTGCAAATCAGCGTCCTGAAAATACGAGAGTTATTTTACAGAGATTGCAGAAAATTGAAAAGGCTTTAAATCAACCTTACATTTTCGGAAATACCACCAATATTCAATCAAAAAATAGTTCTTTACCGACTGTTTCCGTTAGTCCAGGTAAACCCGTACAACCTGCGGCTCAACCAAATCTGAAAAATCGCAAAAAGTGGAAATGGTTGATTGGTTTAGGTGTGGGATATTTTGCTATTGCTGCATTGAATCAACCTAATAATAAAAACATAGTTGGAACTGAAGAAAAAATACCTGTTGTTAGTCCTAGTATTTCTAATTCATCACCAGTTATCCCCTTTTCCGAATCTACACCAAAGGCTAAAACGCAAATTCAGCCAAGTCCTGTAAATGTAATTTCATCTGAAGATTTGCAAGCTGAACAAGCGAAGAGGGAAGAAATAGAAAAACGTGAAGCTGCTTTAAAAGCTGAAGGAGAGAGAAAAGAAGCTATAGAGAAACAAAGGAAATTAGAATCAGCCGCTAAAGCCGAACAAGAAAGAGTAGAGGCTATTAGGAAAGAACAAGCAGCTAAAGAAGCACAGGAAAAGCTAGAAGCTGTGATTAGAGAAAGGGAAAATCAGGCTGCAATATTAGCACAACAGAAAGAACAAGCTGCACTGCGAGAGAAACAAAGACAACAAGCAGCAATACAAACTGAAAAGGCTAAACAAGCTTTGCGAAGAAAACCACCAAAAACAATTTTGGTAACTCCAAAGAAACGACAATTACCAGCTAAACCACAAAAAGCAAGGAAAAAACAAGAAAATACACCACGTTCACATGATAATGTAGTTGATGTGACTAAACCTTGGGAAAATACACATCCCATTCCTAAAGCTTCCGATGAATTAGAACAGGTAATCAGAGAAGGAAATCAATAATGAAATTCACAGTGAAAGGTTTAATTACTTTATTTGTAACTGGCTCGGCTTTGTTTTTAACGCCAATGAGAAGTGATGCACAGGTTAATATGAAATCACTGGCTGAGGTAGCTGATAGTTGTCAGAAAGATGTTCCTTCTAAAAAATACTATCAACAAATGCTATTCAATGTTGATAGGTGGAATAATGAGTATTTTAGATTCCCTAATTTAGAAGTATGTATCGAATCTCGATATCATTACTCCTTAATTTTGGATAAATTTCCTGAACTCGCTTCAACAGGAGAAATACTACCAGGGTATCCCAGTTCTGTAGCTATTGGAAAATTAGCAAGGATACATGGTTATCCTCACCAGTTGTTAGACTGTCTTGTAACTCAGGATGCCTCTAGCCAAGAATGTAGTACGACAAAGAATTCAATTTCTACAGGATATAAAATCAGGAATGCTGATCCTTATTATTATCATGATCTTCAATATATAGTATATGTCTGTCCTTCTTGCATTGTAGCTCATGACGAAGTATCAGGTTCAGGAGAGATAATTTTAAAATCTTTTATCGAATGGTTTCTTAAACTTGATAAACCACAAAGAAGAGAAGTATTTTCTCTTTTAGAAAATGCTGATAAAGCTGGTCGATTGAGGTGGTTATTATATGAGGAATCTCAAAAAGCAGTAAAAGAATATCAGGAAACACGCGCAAGGGTTCGGCAGCAGGAACAGGAGCGACGTAAAAGAGAATTACTTGGTAATTAGGTTTTTGTAATTTAGTAGATTGGGTTGACGCAAGG
The DNA window shown above is from Anabaena sp. WA102 and carries:
- a CDS encoding protein kinase domain-containing protein; its protein translation is MSYCINPHCPKPIDLANANNPICRNCGSQLLLQNRYRVLKQLGQGGFGNTFEIDDGGKTKVLKVLTENNPKAVELFQQEAKVLSQLNSVGIPKVEADGYFTVLPKNISIPLHCLVMEKIEGVNLEQWMEFRNYQTISEKEALNWLKQIVEILALVHAQKYFHRDIKPQNIMLRPSGQLVLIDFGAVRQITTTILAGNSHTRIISQGYSPPEQQNGYSVQQSDFFALGRTFIFLLTGKEPQDKAIYDPLTNELHWRKYAVNISPLLADLIDNLIAPTANQRPENTRVILQRLQKIEKALNQPYIFGNTTNIQSKNSSLPTVSVSPGKPVQPAAQPNLKNRKKWKWLIGLGVGYFAIAALNQPNNKNIVGTEEKIPVVSPSISNSSPVIPFSESTPKAKTQIQPSPVNVISSEDLQAEQAKREEIEKREAALKAEGERKEAIEKQRKLESAAKAEQERVEAIRKEQAAKEAQEKLEAVIRERENQAAILAQQKEQAALREKQRQQAAIQTEKAKQALRRKPPKTILVTPKKRQLPAKPQKARKKQENTPRSHDNVVDVTKPWENTHPIPKASDELEQVIREGNQ